The stretch of DNA CCGCCGGCGAGCAGCGGTGCCGGTCGATCCCGACGTGCCTGGTCACGCAGCGCGCCGACGTGGCGACCTCGACCGGTCGCGCAAAGGACTGGCTGATGTACCGGTCCTCGGACGCGCTATCGGTGAAGCCGGTCGCGTTAAGTGCGCCGTTCGGCCGCGCTGGCGACAACAGCATGCTGTCCGATCACATCGGCGTGATGGTCCGCTACAAGCTCGACGGTACCGCCGTCCGCCCGAAAATGGCCGCGATGCTCGCCAGCCGCTGAGGGTCGCGAGCGGCCGTTTGCCGTGCGGCTTGCGGTCGTCCGGTCGCTACCGTATCCCGGGTTTCATAATACCATTATGATACCGGAGATGAGCATGACGCAACAGATGGGCAAGTTCGGCCTTGTGCCCTCGCTGCTGGTTGCCGCGAGCCTGGGAAGTCTGGCAGCGGGGTCGGCATCGGCCGATCCGGTGACGATGCCCGAGGTGTTCCCGGCACCGACTTCGATCGCGCTCGGGTCGGGAACGATCGCGCTGGGGCGTTCGGTATCGCTGATCGCGGCACCCGGCGTCGATCCCGACACCGTCGCGCTCGTCCGCACCATCCTGACGGCATCGGGCGTGGAGACGATCACGACCGCCCGGCGGCTGCCTTCCGCAATCGACGGGGCGTATGTCGTACTCGGCACCGGAGCCGCGCCGATCGTCCGCGATGCGCTCGCCCGCAGCCGCGCGGTGGCCGACGGCCATGCCGAGGGCTACACGATTGCGAGCCTGGCCTCGGCATCGGGCGGCGTCATCACGCTGGCCGGTCACGACGCGGATGGCCTGTTCCATGCTGTGCAGACGTTTCGCCAACTTGCCCGGCGGTCGACGATCCCAGCGCTGGTGATCCAGGATCATCCCGCGATGCCGATCCGGGGCACGATCGAGGGCTTTTACGGTGCACCATGGTCGATGGCGGACCGTACCAAGCATCTCGACTTCCTCGCCACCGTCAAGGCGAACACGTACGTCTACAGCCCGAAGGACGACCCGTATGCGCGCGATCGTTGGCGGGAGGCGTATCCAGCCGCGACGCTGAAGGCGCTGGGAACGCTCGCGATGACCGCGCGGCGCAATCATGTCGACTTCGTCTACGCGGTGTCGCCGGGGCCGTCGGTCTGCTTCTCCGATCCCGCTGACGTGCAGGCGCTGGAGCGGAAGTTCGACGCGATGCGATCGATCGGCGTCGGCAGCTTCTACGTCGCACTGGACGACATCGAATATACCAAGTGGAATTGCGAGAAGGACAAGGCGGCGTTCGGTCCGTCGGGCGCAGAGGCGGCGGGCGTCGCGCAGTCGCACTTGCTGAACGCAGTGCAGGCGAACCTGTCCGCCAAGGATCCTACGGCTCGAGCGCTCATCATGGTGCCGACCGAATATTACGACGCGAAGGAAACCCCGTACAAGGCCGCGCTGCGCAAGCATCTCGATCCGCGCATCGTCGTGCAGTGGACCGGTACCGATGTCGTGCCACCGGCGATCTCGATCCCCGATGCGAAGGCCGCGACCAAGGCGTTCGGCCGCAAGACGCTGTTGTGGGACAATTATCCGGTCAACGATTATGCTCAGACCACGGGCCGGCTGTTGATGGCTCCCTATGCGCGGCGTGAGGCCGGCCTGTCGGGCGAGTTGACCGGCATCCTGTCAAACCCGATGAACCAGGAGGCCCCGAGCCGCCCGGCGGTGACCGGCGTGGCCGCGTTCGGCTGGAACGACAGCGCGTATGACGCGGAGCGGACCTGGCATTTCTCCGCACGCGAACTCGCCGGCGGCGACGAGCGGGCGACGAAGGCATTGCTGACGTTCTTCGATACGCAGCACATGGCGCCGACTTTCGGCAGCCAGCCCTGGCAGGAACAGGCGCCACGATTGAAGTCGGTGCTGGACGGGCTCCGGGAGTCGCTGTCCGGCGGCGATGCGGCGTCGCGACGTCAAGCGATCGCGGACTTGACCGAGCACGCGGACGAGATTGCGACCGCGCCCGACATCATCCGGTCCGGGACGGTCGATCCCGGCTTTGCAGCACAGTCGCGGCCATGGCTGGACGCGATGCAACGTTGGGGGCGTGCGCTGCAGTTGACCGCCGCCGGGCTAGACGCGGCCGACCGTAGCAGCAGCGCCGCAGGACGGTATTTTGCGGATGCCAAGCGGTTGGCGGTCGAGGCCTCGGCGATCCAGAGCATTCCCGGCGCGACGCGGTTCGACGGGCCCATCAAGATCGCCGATGGCGTGCTGGACCGGTTCGTCGCGGATGCGCCGACGCTGATCGCATTCGATCGGGGAGAGGCGACCGCGCCAGCACACGACCGGTAAGAGATACTTTTCCGAGGTTTCAATCGTTCGACGGGAATGGATACAGCCGACCGTCCTGCCACCGAAGCCCGCTGGCTGGAACTGACACGCGAGATACTGCCGGCGGCCGCGCCTGCACGCCGCTGGCCGGTGCGCGCCGATCATTGCTTCCAGCGCATCTTTCTCGACAATGCGTGCGATGGCGTCTGGTACGATCGCGTACCGCGCCGACCGGCCTATGCTTATGCTGACCGCGTCATCCTCGACAAAGCTGTTGCACTCGCCGAAGCAGCGCTGACCGGCAAGACAGACCTAGTCGAGCTGAACCGACGATCGCTCGCATGGCGGCAAGACCGAAAGTCGAAAACCGCTCGAACACAACTGTATTGACCAATGTAGTCGGCACTTGACCCGCCCCCCGGAGCGATCATTCACCCGGGGGGCCGGTCGATCGTCAGGGTCGGGCTGGGCCAGACCCGAGGCTAGGCGATCCGGCCGCAGCAAAGCTGGATGCGATCTGGCGAAGCGCCTCCTCGAACACCGCGACCGACTGGCCGCCGGAGATTAGGTGCCGGTCCTCGATCACGATCGCGGGGACGGCGTTGATCCCGCGCCGACGCCAAAGGTCCTCGTCCCGGCGAACCTCGTCGGCATAGCGTCCCGAACGCAGCACGTCGTCGGCCGCAACGGGATCGAGACCGGCCTTCACGGCGGCGTCGAGCAGGACCTCATGATTGCCGGGATCGACGTTGTCGGTGAAATTCGCGGCAAACAGCGCGTGCTTCAGTCTTGCTTGCCCCCCTTCGATGCCGGCCCAGTGGAGCAGCCGATGCGCATCGAACGTATTGTAGATCCGGCTCTCTTCGGTCATCGCCATCGTGAACCCCAGCTCGGCGGCGCGACCGGCGATCATGGCGCGGTTGGCGGCCGACTGTTCCGGCGTCGACCCGTATTTCTGCGCGATATGCTCGCCAATATTCTGACCGCCAGCCGGCATCGTCGGATTGAGCTCGAACGGCTGGAATGCGATATCAGCGTCGAGCACGTCGGCCGACCGCGCCAGCGCTTCCTCCAACGCGCGCAAGCCGATGACGCACCAGGGGCAGGCGATATCGGATACGAAGTCGATCTTGAGATGCACGGTCATAACGGTCTCCAGCGCGGCGGGGATCGCGACCCCGAACTCTTCGTCCATAGCAGCCTCGCTGGTCGAGCGAACCGTGTTCGCGGCGTGCCGTTCCAACAGCGCCAATGATTGCTGAAGTCGAGGAACCCGATATACCCGTCGATTGCGAAGGATGAGGGTGCGTGATGAGGGATTGGAACGCCGTCGTCGCGGCGGGTCTTGCACTGCCGGGTGTCGAACTCGGCACGACATACGGCCAGCCGGCGTTGAAGGTTCGCGGCAAGATGATTGCCGCCACAACCGCGCCGGAGCCCGGCAGCTTCGTCCTGCACGCTTCCGTCGACGACAAGGCCATCCTGATCGACACCGACCCCATGACGTTTTGGGAAACCGATCATTATCGCTGCTGGCCCGCCGTCCTCGTCCGATATGGGACGCCTGCGACCGACCGTATCGAGGGACTGCTGGCGCGCGCCTGGTGGGATCGTTCGAGTGTCGCCGAACGTAAGAGATACGGCGGGCGCCCCTGATCGCTTCCGCAGTGCCCGGCCCCCCCGGTCCCCTGCCCCCCAGGTCCCCTGCCCCGACGGTCGCCGCGGGAATTCGCTTGAACGACCGATCCCAAGGCATGACATAGCGTCTGCACCGTGCCCGACGGTCATGCGGTATCGCGTTGATCGGTCGACCTGCGGCCTCCGGTGCGCAGTGGTGCGGCGCGGGCTTCGCGCCGACCAGGCGATGCGCGCGTTCGACGTGCCGCGTCGCTACCCGCCATCGACGGAGACGATCAATGACTACCGCCTACGACACGAAACTCGGGCTCTACATCGCGGGCGAATGGCTCGGCGGCGACGGTCGCGATACGCGCGACGTGCTCAACCCGGCGACCGGCGCAGGCCAGGCTGCGCTGCCGCTCGCCAATGCCGCCGATCTCGACCGCGCACTCGAGGCGACGCAGCGCGGGTTCATCGCCTGGCGCGCCACGCCGCCGGAAAAACGCGCCGCGATCCTGACGCGGACGGCGCAGTTGCTGCGCGAACGGGCCGAGCATATCGCGCGCATCGCGACGCTCGAACAGGGCAAGATCCAGGCCGAGGCGAAGGGCGAGGTCGCGTTTGCGGCGGCGCTGCTCGATTTCCATGCTGCCGAGGCGCAGCGCATCTATGGTCGCGTCCTGCCCCGTCCGTCGGGGACTCGCAGCATGGTCCTGCACCAGCCGGTCGGACCGGTCGCGGCATTCTGCGCATGGAACTTCCCGATCATGAACGTCGTGCGCAAGATCGCGCCGGCGCTGGCGGCAGGCTGTTCGATCATCATCAAGCCGTCCGAGGAAACCGCTGGTAGCGCGGTTGAAGTGCTGCGGTGCTTCCAGGATGCCGGGCTTCCGGGTGACGTCGCGCAATGCGTGTTCGGCGTGCCCGACATGGTCTCGCGTCATCTGCTCGCATCGCCGATCACGCGGAAACTGAGCTTCACCGGGTCGGTGCCGGTCGGCAAGGCGTTGATGAGGCTTGCGGCGGATACGATGATGCGGACGACGATGGAGCTTGGCGGCCACGGGCCGGTGCTGGTGTTTGACGACTGCGACCTGGACAAGACGCTCGACACGCTGGTCGCGCACAA from Sphingomonas sp. HMP9 encodes:
- a CDS encoding beta-N-acetylglucosaminidase domain-containing protein, translated to MTQQMGKFGLVPSLLVAASLGSLAAGSASADPVTMPEVFPAPTSIALGSGTIALGRSVSLIAAPGVDPDTVALVRTILTASGVETITTARRLPSAIDGAYVVLGTGAAPIVRDALARSRAVADGHAEGYTIASLASASGGVITLAGHDADGLFHAVQTFRQLARRSTIPALVIQDHPAMPIRGTIEGFYGAPWSMADRTKHLDFLATVKANTYVYSPKDDPYARDRWREAYPAATLKALGTLAMTARRNHVDFVYAVSPGPSVCFSDPADVQALERKFDAMRSIGVGSFYVALDDIEYTKWNCEKDKAAFGPSGAEAAGVAQSHLLNAVQANLSAKDPTARALIMVPTEYYDAKETPYKAALRKHLDPRIVVQWTGTDVVPPAISIPDAKAATKAFGRKTLLWDNYPVNDYAQTTGRLLMAPYARREAGLSGELTGILSNPMNQEAPSRPAVTGVAAFGWNDSAYDAERTWHFSARELAGGDERATKALLTFFDTQHMAPTFGSQPWQEQAPRLKSVLDGLRESLSGGDAASRRQAIADLTEHADEIATAPDIIRSGTVDPGFAAQSRPWLDAMQRWGRALQLTAAGLDAADRSSSAAGRYFADAKRLAVEASAIQSIPGATRFDGPIKIADGVLDRFVADAPTLIAFDRGEATAPAHDR
- a CDS encoding DsbA family oxidoreductase, which gives rise to MTVHLKIDFVSDIACPWCVIGLRALEEALARSADVLDADIAFQPFELNPTMPAGGQNIGEHIAQKYGSTPEQSAANRAMIAGRAAELGFTMAMTEESRIYNTFDAHRLLHWAGIEGGQARLKHALFAANFTDNVDPGNHEVLLDAAVKAGLDPVAADDVLRSGRYADEVRRDEDLWRRRGINAVPAIVIEDRHLISGGQSVAVFEEALRQIASSFAAAGSPSLGSGPARP
- a CDS encoding MmcQ/YjbR family DNA-binding protein; amino-acid sequence: MRDWNAVVAAGLALPGVELGTTYGQPALKVRGKMIAATTAPEPGSFVLHASVDDKAILIDTDPMTFWETDHYRCWPAVLVRYGTPATDRIEGLLARAWWDRSSVAERKRYGGRP
- a CDS encoding NAD-dependent succinate-semialdehyde dehydrogenase; the protein is MTTAYDTKLGLYIAGEWLGGDGRDTRDVLNPATGAGQAALPLANAADLDRALEATQRGFIAWRATPPEKRAAILTRTAQLLRERAEHIARIATLEQGKIQAEAKGEVAFAAALLDFHAAEAQRIYGRVLPRPSGTRSMVLHQPVGPVAAFCAWNFPIMNVVRKIAPALAAGCSIIIKPSEETAGSAVEVLRCFQDAGLPGDVAQCVFGVPDMVSRHLLASPITRKLSFTGSVPVGKALMRLAADTMMRTTMELGGHGPVLVFDDCDLDKTLDTLVAHKFRNAGQVCVAPTRFQVQDGIYDRFAAGFAERTRALKIGDGMDSASQMGPMANARRPDAIAELVGDATSHGAKLLAGGEHGTDGGFFFQPTVLSDVPLSARAMNEEPFGPVALLSRFGTDEEAIAEANRLPFGLAAYCFTENGRRQNMLGDAIEAGMIAINNVRLSYPDSPFGGVKDSGHGSEDGPEGVAAHLITKAVHIS
- a CDS encoding GCN5-related N-acetyltransferase; its protein translation is MDTADRPATEARWLELTREILPAAAPARRWPVRADHCFQRIFLDNACDGVWYDRVPRRPAYAYADRVILDKAVALAEAALTGKTDLVELNRRSLAWRQDRKSKTARTQLY